Proteins from a genomic interval of Methanoplanus endosymbiosus:
- the cas3g gene encoding type I-G CRISPR-associated helicase/endonuclease Cas3g — MGSKINNYHDLFSIATGHTPYPYQERLAMSENFPEIVEVPTGLGKTDAIILAWLWRRRFAGDHIRALTPRRLFFCLPMRVLVEQTKDKVEGWLDNLNLSGSNSETDGNKISVTVLMGGEDKQNWDLYPERDAIIIGTQDMFLSRALNRGYGMSRYRWPTHFGLLNNDCLWVMDEIQLMGKGLSTTIQLQAFRNKIGTIDSLSAQSVWMSATLNQDWLRTVDFDPQKEVNTVLKLGDDDLNVPPAHKRINAVKTLKRADNDSKKQKDLAKEIISRHQAGTRTLVVVNTVKRATELFKHIENNKPDAELVLIHSRFRPSDRKKVVQSLLDEPGESGTITVSTQVIEAGVDVSAKVLFTELAPWSSLVQRFGRCNRYGEYDNAEIYWIDVPEKDSAPYDEKEFSDSLVTLTELEGKSVGPANLPDKVEGFVHRQIIRKKEIFELFDTTPDLTGSDIDISRYIRDSDDMDFSVFWRDIEKSKIQDEGLPHREELCSVPVSDIKNLKDKHDVWIWGHIDGEWKLVWNYNEIYPGVTLMLDAKQGGYTNAKGWDVKSKKKVDVIPCSEKSRNKFYSDNTISEGKWESVAEHTDEVCREMESILREIGLDSNLSKSLIEGARWHDSGKAHNSFQAMIKEESLKDFSAPPAAKAPNGAWKNYSGLKNPGDDERRKYFRHELASGILALQNNRSDLAAYLAAAHHGKVRGSIRSMPDEFIPSDKKRRFARGVWDGDVVYETDLGGGIIMPETEIDLSYMDLGAGENGPSWSARVLKLRDSPEIGPFRLAYLEALMKASDERASGGGKND; from the coding sequence GTGGGATCGAAAATTAATAATTATCATGACCTTTTTAGTATTGCTACAGGTCATACTCCTTATCCATATCAGGAAAGACTGGCAATGTCAGAGAACTTTCCTGAAATAGTTGAGGTGCCTACAGGTCTTGGAAAGACTGATGCAATAATACTTGCCTGGCTCTGGAGAAGGCGGTTTGCAGGAGATCATATCAGGGCTTTAACTCCCAGAAGATTGTTTTTTTGCCTTCCAATGAGGGTTCTTGTTGAGCAGACAAAAGATAAAGTTGAAGGTTGGCTTGATAATCTAAATCTTTCCGGGAGTAATTCGGAAACTGATGGAAATAAGATTTCTGTCACTGTATTGATGGGAGGAGAGGACAAACAAAACTGGGATCTCTACCCCGAAAGGGATGCAATTATCATCGGTACGCAGGATATGTTTCTTTCCCGTGCTCTTAACCGCGGTTATGGTATGAGCAGATACAGGTGGCCGACTCATTTTGGTCTTTTAAATAATGACTGCCTTTGGGTTATGGATGAAATTCAGCTTATGGGAAAAGGTCTGTCCACAACAATTCAGCTTCAGGCATTCCGTAATAAGATTGGAACAATTGATTCTCTTTCGGCACAGTCAGTGTGGATGAGTGCAACTTTGAATCAGGATTGGTTAAGGACTGTGGATTTTGATCCACAAAAAGAGGTTAATACAGTTCTGAAGTTAGGTGATGATGATCTAAATGTACCACCTGCCCATAAACGCATAAATGCGGTTAAGACATTAAAAAGGGCAGATAATGATTCAAAAAAACAAAAAGACCTTGCAAAAGAGATAATTTCCAGACACCAGGCAGGCACCAGAACACTGGTTGTTGTCAATACAGTAAAAAGAGCGACTGAACTCTTTAAACATATTGAGAATAATAAGCCTGATGCTGAACTTGTTCTGATACATTCAAGATTCAGACCATCTGACCGGAAAAAGGTTGTTCAGTCTCTTCTTGATGAACCTGGCGAATCAGGGACAATTACTGTCTCTACTCAGGTAATTGAGGCTGGTGTTGATGTTTCAGCTAAGGTTCTCTTTACCGAACTTGCACCCTGGTCCTCTCTTGTTCAGAGATTTGGAAGGTGCAATCGTTATGGCGAATATGATAATGCAGAAATCTACTGGATTGATGTTCCGGAAAAAGATTCTGCACCATATGATGAAAAAGAGTTTTCAGATTCTCTTGTAACATTAACTGAATTGGAAGGGAAGAGCGTTGGTCCTGCAAATCTTCCGGATAAGGTTGAAGGTTTTGTTCACAGGCAGATTATCCGGAAAAAAGAGATATTTGAGCTTTTTGATACAACTCCTGATCTAACCGGCAGTGATATTGACATCTCCAGATACATTCGGGACAGTGATGATATGGATTTTTCAGTTTTCTGGCGGGATATTGAAAAATCAAAAATTCAAGATGAAGGTCTGCCACATCGGGAGGAGCTTTGTTCTGTCCCTGTAAGTGATATAAAAAATCTGAAAGATAAACACGATGTCTGGATCTGGGGCCATATTGATGGAGAATGGAAGCTTGTCTGGAATTATAATGAGATATATCCCGGAGTAACTTTGATGCTTGATGCTAAGCAGGGTGGATATACTAATGCCAAAGGCTGGGATGTTAAATCAAAAAAGAAGGTTGATGTAATTCCATGCTCAGAAAAATCCAGAAATAAATTTTATTCTGATAATACCATTTCTGAGGGCAAATGGGAATCTGTTGCAGAGCATACTGATGAAGTGTGCAGAGAGATGGAATCAATTTTAAGAGAAATTGGTTTAGATAGTAATCTTTCCAAATCTCTAATTGAAGGTGCACGCTGGCATGATTCCGGAAAGGCACACAATTCTTTTCAGGCCATGATTAAAGAGGAATCTTTAAAGGACTTTTCAGCTCCACCTGCTGCAAAAGCTCCAAATGGTGCGTGGAAAAATTATTCCGGCCTGAAAAATCCGGGTGATGATGAAAGAAGGAAATATTTCCGTCATGAACTTGCATCCGGAATTTTAGCACTTCAGAATAACAGGAGTGATCTGGCAGCATACCTTGCAGCAGCACATCATGGAAAGGTTCGTGGTTCTATCAGGTCAATGCCGGATGAATTTATCCCTTCGGATAAGAAACGGAGGTTTGCCCGTGGAGTATGGGATGGGGATGTTGTTTATGAAACTGATCTTGGTGGGGGAATAATTATGCCGGAAACTGAGATTGATCTTTCTTATATGGATCTTGGTGCGGGAGAGAACGGACCAAGCTGGTCTGCAAGAGTTCTTAAACTCAGGGATTCTCCGGAGATTGGCCCTTTCAGACTGGCTTATCTGGAAGCATTAATGAAAGCTTCAGATGAAAGGGCAAGCGGAGGTGGTAAGAATGACTGA
- a CDS encoding type II toxin-antitoxin system HicB family antitoxin, producing MKFRVIIEQDEDGIFIAECPSLPGCISQGKTRNEALENIKDAAKGYLESLKKHNEPIPPSIFEETVEIYA from the coding sequence ATGAAATTCAGAGTCATTATAGAACAGGATGAAGATGGAATATTTATTGCCGAATGTCCTTCGCTTCCGGGATGCATATCTCAGGGAAAAACCAGAAATGAAGCCCTTGAAAATATAAAAGATGCTGCCAAAGGATACTTAGAAAGCTTAAAAAAACATAATGAACCGATTCCACCTTCCATATTTGAAGAGACAGTGGAAATATATGCCTGA
- a CDS encoding type II toxin-antitoxin system MqsA family antitoxin → MIPDRCSYCKGKLNTKKTEFIAESGEKIIVIREIPAYICNQCKEAYFTPEISRKIDEIMKRLPQ, encoded by the coding sequence ATGATTCCTGACAGGTGCAGTTATTGTAAAGGAAAATTAAATACGAAAAAGACAGAATTTATCGCTGAGTCAGGCGAAAAAATAATTGTAATCAGAGAGATCCCTGCATATATATGTAACCAGTGCAAAGAAGCATATTTCACACCGGAAATTTCCCGCAAAATTGATGAAATTATGAAAAGACTTCCACAATGA
- a CDS encoding sensor histidine kinase, with product MENISLLLVEDEDVVALPLEKTLQSMGYVITGRVKSGEDALKHLEDSYPDLIMMDIHLEGEMDGIEAAEEIISRYEIPVIYITADSDHDTLERVKRTAPFGYILKPFSPESLNLGIDIAIYRHRMEKELEEKNRELDAFTYSVSHDLRAPVRNISRYAELLLEDSGKREEKEDYIKRILFSTGKMDEMIDGFLTLSRVGRSELNPERISLDEISEGIVKNLKESNPDRNVRVSVEPGITYFGDKKLISIALENMINNAWKYTGKVADPEIDIGTVNHEGRILYIKDNGDGFSPEKSEDIFRPFKRLHSESDYPGTGIGLASTKKIIDRHGGKIWAESEPKKGTTIYMALP from the coding sequence ATGGAAAATATCTCACTATTACTGGTAGAAGACGAGGACGTAGTAGCCCTGCCCCTCGAAAAAACCCTTCAGTCAATGGGTTACGTCATAACCGGCAGGGTTAAATCAGGAGAGGATGCCTTAAAACATCTTGAGGACTCATATCCCGACCTGATAATGATGGACATACACCTCGAAGGGGAGATGGACGGTATAGAAGCTGCCGAAGAGATAATATCACGGTATGAAATTCCGGTAATATACATAACAGCCGATTCAGACCATGACACTCTTGAACGGGTCAAAAGAACTGCACCGTTCGGCTATATACTAAAGCCGTTCTCACCCGAAAGCTTAAACCTCGGCATTGACATAGCAATTTACCGGCACAGAATGGAGAAGGAGCTTGAAGAGAAGAACCGGGAACTTGATGCCTTCACCTACTCCGTATCCCACGACTTAAGAGCACCTGTCAGAAACATATCACGCTATGCTGAACTCCTCCTCGAAGACTCCGGAAAACGCGAAGAGAAAGAGGATTATATAAAAAGAATACTCTTTTCAACCGGAAAGATGGATGAGATGATAGACGGATTTTTAACACTCTCCCGTGTCGGAAGATCAGAGCTTAATCCGGAAAGGATCTCACTGGATGAAATATCAGAGGGAATTGTTAAAAACTTAAAGGAGTCCAATCCGGACAGAAATGTCAGGGTAAGTGTTGAACCGGGCATAACTTATTTCGGCGATAAAAAACTGATCTCAATTGCACTTGAAAATATGATAAACAATGCCTGGAAATATACCGGGAAAGTGGCAGACCCGGAGATTGATATAGGCACAGTAAACCATGAAGGCAGAATACTCTACATAAAAGACAACGGTGACGGTTTTTCCCCGGAAAAATCAGAAGATATATTCAGGCCCTTTAAGCGGCTGCACAGTGAATCCGATTACCCCGGAACGGGGATTGGGCTTGCATCCACCAAGAAGATCATTGACCGGCACGGCGGGAAGATCTGGGCAGAAAGTGAACCCAAAAAGGGCACAACCATTTATATGGCACTGCCATAA
- a CDS encoding methyl-accepting chemotaxis protein: MSEVISVIVLEDSKDDAFFNLKELQKGGYETDSICLDNDRDFRKALSDREWDIIISDYDMGAFNGKDALKILKERHDLDIPFILVSGAVGEDTAVEMMKSGCTDFIAKDSLSRLYPAVKREIKDAKIRKERIKAQADLDRNLTEMKELTFRQNTMLEENPTPLILMDLNLNIKFVNRAYVKLSGYSKDKLLTMTARDFKVLEKSGHGLKEALATKSGVTGDITVEFPTGIKLIEQDTIPIADSEGNISDILAAYKDMTEIRRVNEYLHKEVIKVSENLENLAEGNLDISLEIENPDEYTKEAYENFNRINESMKALKTAVNRMVEDAGMLAEGGKNGKFNVRADISVHKGSFRQVIEGFNETLEAFIVPLNEAKKIALEYADNNFSARFDKKIQISGEFVEFAEALNNTGICLGETIAGVKETVEKTNYNAKEVNKGTEDVGRAAEDVASTSQKTADVVEKLLVKMEDINNQIADLSASNEEIASTSQEVLKGALNVVDIGKKAQVAGDDAKHKMASVEEIAGKSVGEINSLKDQISEVGTVVKLIYEITGQINLLALNAAIEAARAGEHGRGFAVVAGEVKNLAGEARQATDSIEKVVAAVQANSESAAASITGANKEIINGAESVNNALEALNKIIISANQVQKDIGDITNAIENQADIANKVVSVTQEGTVMTHEVQNQTVELASLAEEASASVEEIASAVYEVTELTAGLRTDMDKFRL, encoded by the coding sequence ATGAGCGAAGTTATATCAGTTATAGTTCTGGAAGATTCAAAGGATGATGCTTTCTTTAACTTAAAAGAGCTTCAGAAGGGCGGATACGAGACCGACAGCATCTGCCTTGACAATGACAGAGACTTCAGAAAGGCACTCAGTGACAGAGAGTGGGACATAATCATAAGTGACTATGATATGGGCGCTTTTAACGGAAAAGATGCCTTAAAAATCCTTAAGGAGAGGCATGACCTCGACATCCCGTTCATCCTTGTATCCGGTGCTGTCGGAGAGGATACAGCCGTTGAAATGATGAAATCCGGATGTACAGATTTCATAGCAAAGGACTCACTCTCACGACTTTATCCGGCTGTGAAGCGTGAGATCAAAGACGCAAAAATAAGGAAGGAAAGGATAAAGGCCCAGGCTGATCTTGACAGAAATCTGACTGAGATGAAGGAGCTGACATTCCGGCAGAATACCATGCTTGAGGAGAACCCCACTCCCCTGATACTGATGGACTTAAATCTCAATATCAAATTTGTTAACCGGGCATATGTGAAGCTGAGCGGATATTCAAAGGATAAGCTGCTCACAATGACGGCCCGTGACTTTAAGGTGCTTGAGAAGAGCGGGCACGGGTTAAAAGAGGCACTTGCAACGAAGAGCGGCGTTACGGGTGATATAACAGTCGAATTCCCCACCGGAATCAAACTCATTGAACAGGACACGATACCGATTGCAGACAGTGAGGGCAATATATCCGACATCCTCGCCGCCTATAAGGATATGACTGAGATCAGACGGGTCAATGAATATCTGCATAAGGAGGTCATAAAGGTCTCAGAAAACCTTGAAAATCTTGCTGAGGGAAACCTGGATATATCACTTGAGATTGAAAATCCGGATGAATATACAAAAGAGGCATATGAGAACTTCAACCGGATAAACGAGAGCATGAAAGCTCTTAAAACTGCTGTCAACAGGATGGTTGAGGATGCCGGGATGCTTGCAGAAGGCGGCAAGAACGGGAAATTTAATGTCAGGGCAGATATTTCAGTTCATAAGGGCAGTTTCCGGCAGGTCATTGAAGGCTTCAATGAGACCCTTGAGGCATTTATAGTGCCGTTAAATGAGGCAAAGAAAATAGCCCTTGAATATGCTGACAATAACTTCTCCGCCCGCTTTGATAAAAAGATACAGATCTCCGGCGAGTTTGTGGAGTTTGCAGAGGCGCTGAACAATACCGGGATCTGCCTTGGTGAGACTATAGCCGGGGTTAAGGAGACGGTTGAGAAGACAAACTACAATGCAAAGGAGGTGAACAAAGGCACTGAGGATGTCGGACGGGCAGCGGAGGATGTCGCATCAACGAGCCAGAAGACAGCAGATGTCGTTGAAAAACTGCTGGTTAAGATGGAGGACATCAACAACCAGATTGCCGACCTCTCGGCCTCAAATGAGGAGATTGCCAGCACTTCGCAGGAGGTATTAAAAGGTGCACTCAATGTCGTTGATATAGGAAAGAAGGCACAGGTTGCCGGCGACGATGCCAAGCATAAGATGGCAAGCGTGGAGGAGATCGCCGGAAAGAGTGTCGGCGAGATCAATTCACTGAAAGATCAGATCTCAGAGGTTGGTACGGTTGTGAAACTCATCTATGAGATTACCGGACAGATCAACCTTCTTGCACTGAATGCGGCAATTGAGGCGGCCCGTGCAGGTGAGCACGGACGTGGTTTTGCAGTCGTTGCCGGAGAGGTGAAGAATCTTGCAGGTGAGGCACGGCAGGCAACGGACAGTATTGAGAAGGTCGTTGCCGCTGTTCAGGCCAACAGTGAGAGTGCGGCAGCATCGATCACCGGGGCCAATAAGGAGATAATAAACGGCGCTGAGAGTGTAAACAACGCCCTTGAGGCACTCAATAAAATTATCATAAGTGCAAACCAGGTCCAGAAGGACATCGGTGACATCACTAATGCTATTGAGAATCAGGCAGATATTGCAAACAAGGTGGTAAGCGTCACACAGGAAGGTACGGTTATGACACATGAGGTTCAGAACCAGACTGTTGAGCTTGCCTCACTTGCCGAGGAGGCCAGTGCATCAGTTGAGGAGATTGCCAGTGCGGTATATGAGGTTACTGAACTTACAGCCGGTCTGAGAACAGATATGGATAAGTTCCGGCTGTGA
- a CDS encoding PAS domain-containing sensor histidine kinase, giving the protein MITIICFSVSAYCLSIGITTVFPHIFYIPIILASYYYPKYGTKFAGFVSIVYLLSMALLPDINSGIIISAVIRGVIFILVGTVVCYLSEIQREAKEESEINKNRFMELFNNIGSGIAIVKEDRKNDDFILTDLNRKGRIIKNIPENKDFVLNLNKYSHSAGSFDIYNELKEVSETGKELHFVRERDGNGTGTGWTELFIYKIPSGEIIVVFDDITERKRQEKELNESEERLKLALKAARLNLFEYNFKEDIINIHKQNYDLSSSFPESLSISEFYDYIYPDDLEIFQTEMRKALNREQKYLSSVQRVQLPGGDLRWYLILGEIVEFSDTYKPKRLIGISQDITDMRKYQESVEEANKKLNLLSSITRHDILNQVSALVLYNRLLENKLPPEDEEAKDYIDKMDSISTTIQKQISFTKEYHNLGVDAPSWQNLNDIIRQEEHIAYSGGLAVNDQTEGIEIFSDQMINKVFYNLFENSKYAEGAVRITVSFKSGDDGEGIITVEDDGCGISEKKKEKIFERGYGQNTGFGLFLTKEILDITNISIAESGVPGEGARFEMTVPENRWRYFREQTSESAGLNSGKN; this is encoded by the coding sequence TTGATTACAATTATCTGCTTCTCTGTCTCCGCTTACTGCTTATCAATAGGAATAACAACCGTTTTCCCTCATATATTCTATATCCCGATAATTCTTGCATCGTACTACTACCCAAAATATGGCACAAAGTTTGCCGGATTTGTCAGCATAGTTTATCTGTTAAGCATGGCGCTTCTTCCGGATATAAACTCCGGAATCATAATTTCGGCAGTGATTCGTGGAGTAATTTTCATACTTGTCGGAACTGTCGTCTGCTACCTCTCTGAAATTCAGAGAGAGGCAAAAGAGGAGTCTGAGATTAACAAAAACCGATTCATGGAATTATTCAACAATATAGGCAGTGGCATCGCAATTGTAAAAGAGGATCGGAAAAATGACGACTTCATCCTCACTGATCTCAACAGAAAGGGCCGTATTATTAAGAATATTCCGGAGAATAAGGACTTTGTGCTAAACTTAAATAAATATTCCCACAGTGCAGGCAGCTTTGATATCTACAACGAACTAAAGGAAGTTTCAGAGACCGGAAAAGAACTTCATTTTGTCAGGGAAAGAGACGGCAACGGAACCGGCACAGGCTGGACAGAACTTTTCATCTATAAAATCCCGTCCGGAGAGATAATCGTAGTCTTTGATGACATCACTGAGAGAAAAAGACAGGAAAAAGAGCTTAATGAGAGCGAAGAACGGCTTAAACTTGCACTTAAGGCGGCAAGGCTCAATCTCTTTGAATATAATTTTAAAGAAGATATAATCAATATTCATAAGCAGAACTATGATCTCAGTTCTTCATTTCCTGAATCATTATCAATATCTGAATTTTACGATTATATATACCCTGATGACCTTGAGATTTTCCAGACTGAGATGAGAAAAGCCCTCAACAGAGAGCAGAAATATCTCTCCAGCGTGCAGAGAGTCCAGCTGCCCGGCGGAGATCTCAGATGGTATCTCATATTAGGTGAAATTGTGGAATTTTCAGATACATACAAACCAAAAAGACTCATTGGCATATCACAGGATATAACAGATATGAGAAAATATCAGGAGAGCGTTGAGGAGGCAAACAAAAAATTAAATCTGCTCTCAAGTATAACCCGGCATGACATCCTCAATCAGGTATCAGCACTTGTTCTCTACAACAGGCTCCTTGAAAATAAATTACCGCCTGAAGATGAGGAGGCAAAGGATTACATCGACAAAATGGACTCCATCTCAACCACAATACAGAAGCAGATCTCATTTACAAAAGAGTACCACAACCTTGGAGTAGATGCACCTTCATGGCAGAACTTAAATGATATAATCAGGCAGGAAGAGCATATAGCATACTCCGGCGGCCTTGCTGTGAATGATCAGACAGAAGGTATAGAGATATTTTCCGACCAGATGATCAATAAAGTATTCTACAACCTCTTTGAAAATTCCAAATACGCAGAAGGGGCAGTCAGGATTACAGTGAGCTTTAAATCCGGAGATGACGGTGAAGGTATAATCACAGTTGAGGATGACGGATGCGGAATTTCGGAGAAGAAAAAAGAGAAGATCTTTGAGAGAGGTTATGGCCAGAATACCGGCTTTGGACTATTCCTGACAAAAGAAATTCTTGACATAACAAACATCTCAATAGCGGAGAGTGGCGTTCCCGGAGAAGGTGCAAGGTTTGAGATGACCGTACCTGAGAATAGGTGGAGATATTTCAGAGAGCAAACGTCTGAATCTGCCGGCTTAAATTCCGGTAAGAATTAG
- a CDS encoding AbrB/MazE/SpoVT family DNA-binding domain-containing protein produces the protein MTLIDVKTGTITRKGQIVIPKGIRDMFETGTKVAFLAYEDRIEIRPLDEIDTALSCAYASEKTLAKEWLLEEEDEAWKNL, from the coding sequence ATGACTCTGATAGATGTTAAGACCGGAACAATAACCAGAAAGGGCCAGATTGTTATTCCTAAGGGTATCCGGGATATGTTTGAGACCGGAACCAAGGTTGCATTTCTTGCATACGAAGACAGAATTGAGATAAGGCCTCTTGATGAAATTGATACAGCCCTTTCATGTGCTTATGCAAGTGAAAAAACGCTGGCAAAGGAATGGCTTTTAGAAGAAGAAGATGAAGCATGGAAGAATTTGTAA
- a CDS encoding transposase: MHLGVFNLTAIFFIFVFVIAEFVTQLEYKAQKQGKTILRIGQLEPSTKICSECGYYNRDLNLSDRDWICPDCGIHHDRDINAAINIRKFALDRQNLIGI; encoded by the coding sequence GGTGTGTTCAATTTAACTGCCATATTTTTCATTTTTGTATTTGTCATCGCTGAGTTTGTTACTCAATTGGAATATAAAGCACAAAAACAAGGTAAAACTATCTTACGGATTGGACAATTAGAACCATCTACAAAAATCTGTAGTGAATGTGGATATTACAACAGGGATTTGAATTTATCTGATAGAGACTGGATTTGTCCGGATTGTGGGATACATCATGACCGGGATATCAATGCCGCTATAAATATCAGGAAATTTGCTTTAGATAGACAGAATCTAATTGGAATATAA